From the Helicobacter sp. MIT 05-5293 genome, one window contains:
- the tilS gene encoding tRNA lysidine(34) synthetase TilS, which produces MSIYDKLSADTHRLKTSQNLLGFSGGVDSVGLFFILQHLNIPFDIAIINYHTREQSLQEVAYAKQLSTTYHKKCFVKDAPLGFTSNFESQARQIRYAFFDEIIVNHQYTHLILAHQLNDHFEWILMQFAKGAGLGNLVGFDTQRKTPQGDYKIIRPLAMIPKNDIYQYCFDNALTFFEDESNQDMRFKRNFFRKNFSDPFIQAFPNGVAKSLLYLQEDKNILLNLIKPKYLELSWKDLNKSNQKYRIFSINKKHLEKKAYLVLLHVDKIAKELGCVLSQSQRQEIIRTHFSCEIQHRLIITHNTHCIFITHKINEDVICADMGKKVMLLPMNKSFKQKCGNLKIPPKLRKPLWLIFCASNMLDSHCDNAKDYYFKTKINIFFKQFGNFFTP; this is translated from the coding sequence TTGTCTATTTACGATAAACTCTCTGCTGATACGCATCGTCTCAAGACATCACAGAATCTTTTAGGATTCTCTGGTGGCGTAGATTCGGTAGGGCTATTTTTTATCTTACAACATTTAAATATCCCCTTTGACATAGCAATCATCAATTATCACACAAGAGAACAGTCGCTCCAAGAAGTCGCTTATGCAAAACAACTAAGCACAACTTATCACAAAAAATGCTTTGTCAAAGATGCTCCTTTGGGTTTTACCTCAAACTTTGAATCTCAAGCACGACAGATTCGCTATGCCTTTTTTGATGAAATCATTGTCAATCACCAATACACGCATCTCATTCTAGCACATCAACTCAATGATCATTTCGAATGGATTCTGATGCAATTTGCAAAAGGTGCTGGTTTGGGGAATCTAGTAGGATTTGACACACAACGAAAAACACCTCAAGGAGATTATAAGATTATCCGACCCCTAGCAATGATTCCTAAAAACGATATTTATCAGTATTGCTTTGATAATGCGCTAACTTTTTTTGAAGATGAAAGCAATCAAGATATGCGATTTAAACGCAATTTTTTCAGAAAAAACTTCAGCGATCCTTTCATTCAAGCATTTCCTAATGGTGTTGCAAAAAGCCTCTTGTATCTGCAAGAAGACAAAAATATACTACTCAATCTTATTAAGCCAAAATATCTTGAACTTTCTTGGAAAGACTTGAACAAATCAAACCAAAAATACAGAATCTTTTCTATTAACAAGAAACATCTTGAGAAAAAAGCGTATCTTGTGCTACTGCATGTTGATAAAATTGCCAAAGAACTCGGCTGCGTGCTTTCACAATCCCAACGACAAGAAATTATCCGCACACATTTTTCGTGCGAAATCCAACACCGACTGATTATCACGCATAATACACATTGTATTTTTATCACACACAAAATTAATGAAGATGTGATTTGTGCTGATATGGGTAAAAAAGTAATGCTTTTACCGATGAATAAAAGTTTCAAACAAAAATGTGGGAATCTAAAGATACCTCCCAAGTTAAGAAAACCTCTATGGCTTATATTTTGTGCATCAAATATGCTAGATTCTCATTGTGATAATGCAAAGGATTACTACTTCAAAACAAAAATTAATATTTTTTTTAAACAATTTGGCAACTTTTTTACCCCTTAA
- the ccoO gene encoding cytochrome-c oxidase, cbb3-type subunit II, with protein sequence MFSFLEKNPFFFAVAFLVVFSIAGLVEVIPGFAKKAQPIEGLKPYSLLETAGRQVYISEGCYNCHSQLIRPFKAETDRYGAYSLSGEYAYDRPFLWGSKRTGPDLHRIGDSRSTDWHDGHMRDPKSRVPGSIMPAYEHLYNKNANFETAFAEAYTQKVVFGVPYDVEGGVQIGAEGFDKTPESMAKAKALFMQEAQAIVDDMISQDVKDAFARGEVKEIVALIAYMNSLSQARRTATQAQ encoded by the coding sequence ATGTTTAGTTTTTTAGAAAAAAATCCATTCTTTTTCGCGGTGGCGTTCCTTGTAGTATTTTCAATCGCAGGGCTAGTTGAAGTAATCCCCGGTTTTGCTAAAAAAGCTCAACCTATTGAGGGATTAAAACCTTATAGTTTGCTCGAAACAGCAGGGCGTCAAGTTTATATTTCAGAAGGCTGCTATAACTGCCATTCACAGCTTATCAGACCTTTTAAGGCAGAAACCGATCGATATGGTGCTTATAGTCTTAGCGGTGAATATGCTTATGATAGACCTTTCCTTTGGGGTTCTAAAAGAACTGGTCCTGATTTGCATAGAATCGGGGATAGCCGAAGCACAGACTGGCATGATGGACACATGAGAGATCCAAAATCCCGTGTTCCGGGTTCTATTATGCCTGCTTATGAACACCTTTATAACAAAAATGCAAATTTTGAAACAGCATTTGCTGAAGCATACACACAAAAAGTTGTTTTTGGTGTGCCTTATGATGTAGAAGGAGGCGTTCAAATTGGTGCAGAAGGTTTTGACAAAACTCCAGAATCAATGGCAAAAGCTAAAGCTCTTTTTATGCAAGAAGCTCAAGCAATCGTTGATGATATGATAAGCCAAGATGTCAAAGACGCATTTGCACGAGGCGAAGTCAAAGAAATCGTTGCATTAATTGCCTATATGAATAGCTTAAGTCAAGCTCGTAGGACAGCTACACAGGCACAATAA
- a CDS encoding cytochrome c oxidase, cbb3-type, CcoQ subunit, giving the protein MWAASIMETIIEYQKIIYLVVTLLLVAFLYGYIYHLYSSQRKGIKDYEKYANLALNDNLDDELIEPRNKTK; this is encoded by the coding sequence ATGTGGGCAGCAAGTATAATGGAAACTATAATTGAGTATCAAAAGATTATCTATTTGGTTGTTACACTTTTGTTGGTAGCTTTTTTGTATGGATACATCTATCATCTTTATTCCTCTCAAAGAAAGGGGATTAAAGATTACGAAAAGTATGCCAACCTTGCCCTAAATGATAATCTTGACGATGAGCTTATAGAGCCAAGAAATAAAACTAAATAA
- a CDS encoding c-type cytochrome, with product MNWSDNITTLGLLGAFIILVLTIFVMGVYLKKIRDGKADGETMGESWDGIGEQANNLPVGWAACFLGVLIWGLWYIFLGYPLNAYSQIGEYNKEVQKYNDKYASVWEQLPETEKQEMGKNIFLVQCSQCHGLSAEGMNGKARDLTKWAKEDGIVEIIKTGGKGLDYLAGEMIPVEMSDDDAKAIAAYVMQDISEVKSTKYPLEVSKGKELFVTMTCTTCHGDDGKGMDGFAPDLTKYGTTEFLSEVLNKGKKGMIGIMPSFDYANFAPTQKDALNVFIRSLESKDE from the coding sequence ATGAACTGGTCAGATAATATAACAACGCTTGGGTTACTAGGTGCTTTTATCATCTTAGTGCTCACTATCTTTGTGATGGGTGTATATCTCAAAAAAATACGAGATGGCAAGGCAGATGGAGAAACTATGGGCGAAAGCTGGGACGGAATAGGTGAGCAAGCCAATAATTTACCTGTTGGTTGGGCAGCTTGTTTCTTAGGTGTCCTTATTTGGGGACTTTGGTATATCTTTTTAGGATACCCACTCAATGCTTATTCACAAATCGGTGAATACAACAAAGAAGTGCAAAAATATAATGACAAATATGCGAGTGTTTGGGAACAACTCCCAGAAACTGAAAAACAAGAAATGGGTAAAAATATTTTCTTAGTTCAATGCTCTCAATGTCATGGTTTGAGTGCTGAAGGTATGAACGGAAAAGCAAGAGATTTGACAAAATGGGCAAAAGAAGATGGCATCGTTGAGATCATCAAAACAGGTGGCAAAGGCTTAGATTACCTTGCAGGCGAAATGATACCTGTTGAAATGAGTGATGATGATGCAAAAGCTATTGCTGCGTATGTAATGCAAGATATTTCTGAAGTCAAAAGCACAAAATATCCTTTAGAAGTAAGCAAAGGCAAAGAATTGTTTGTTACAATGACTTGCACCACTTGCCATGGCGATGATGGTAAAGGAATGGACGGCTTTGCTCCCGATTTAACCAAATACGGCACAACCGAGTTCCTCTCTGAAGTGCTTAATAAGGGCAAAAAAGGTATGATAGGTATTATGCCTTCTTTTGATTATGCAAATTTTGCGCCAACCCAAAAAGATGCGCTTAATGTGTTTATTCGTTCATTAGAATCAAAAGATGAATAA
- a CDS encoding prepilin-type N-terminal cleavage/methylation domain-containing protein, which yields MRHCRHHRAFSLFEVLVCIVLLGIISVVCGYILLDLSKNLALQQKINDQHYRIALLKLENIMQTALAESISVDNKPLDSVFSQGQLYFISFDRQKIFGGGDKTFTQAQIQNGILMPAVSLSIDSHSDSTLSFKTLYGWHQNQKLYLISNTPSALSLEERFFAPNPKDIYTITHINTNTLTLDHTPEHTPRIALPLDSQPHKIEFKDRILWLDDTPIALNVSSFSITPHIFTLGENTQSFLEFTLCYPFHQTSLCESGGIWLESIVDWL from the coding sequence ATGAGACATTGCCGACATCACCGCGCATTCTCGCTCTTTGAAGTTTTGGTGTGTATTGTGTTGCTTGGCATCATTAGTGTCGTATGTGGATATATTTTGCTTGATTTGAGCAAAAATCTTGCCTTACAGCAAAAAATAAACGACCAGCATTATAGAATTGCACTGCTAAAACTTGAAAATATTATGCAGACAGCCCTTGCAGAATCTATAAGTGTTGATAACAAGCCCCTAGATTCTGTGTTTTCACAAGGACAGCTTTATTTTATAAGTTTTGATCGCCAAAAAATCTTCGGCGGAGGAGACAAAACATTCACACAAGCACAGATTCAAAATGGTATCCTTATGCCTGCAGTGTCGCTTTCTATTGATTCTCACAGCGATTCTACACTTTCTTTCAAGACACTTTATGGTTGGCATCAGAATCAAAAACTCTATCTTATATCAAACACACCCTCTGCGCTTAGCCTTGAAGAGCGATTTTTTGCTCCAAATCCTAAAGATATTTACACGATTACACATATCAATACCAACACACTTACTCTTGATCATACGCCTGAACACACCCCTCGCATTGCATTGCCTTTGGATTCTCAACCTCATAAAATCGAGTTCAAAGACCGCATTTTATGGCTTGATGATACTCCTATCGCTCTTAATGTATCTTCCTTTAGTATCACGCCTCATATTTTTACATTAGGAGAAAATACGCAATCTTTTTTAGAATTCACCCTTTGCTACCCATTTCATCAGACTTCACTCTGTGAAAGCGGTGGAATCTGGTTAGAATCAATCGTGGATTGGTTATGA
- the ccoN gene encoding cytochrome-c oxidase, cbb3-type subunit I, which yields MQANTLEYDYSIAKLFVFSAMAFGFVGLLIGVVIAFQMAFPDLNYLASEYGTFGRLRPLHTNGIIYGFTLSGIWASWYYLGQRVLKITYKEHPFLRVVGLAHFWIYIVLMALAVVSLFGGLTQSKEYSELIWPLDIMVVVVWVLWGVSLFGSMGVRREQTIYISLWYFIATFIGISALYIFNNLSVPTYFIAGVGSFFHSISFYAGTNDAMVQWWWGHNAVAFVFTSGIIGLIYYFLPKESGQPIFSYKLTLFSFWGLMFIYIWAGGHHLIYSTTPDWIQTLGSVFSVILILPSWGTAINMLLTMRGQWHQIKESPMIKFLILASTWYMLTTLEGPIQSIRSVNGLAHFTDWIIGHVHDAALGWVGFMVIAACFHMVPRIFKKELYSKKLMDAQFWIMTTGIILYFSSMWIAGITQGMMWRDVDEYGSLAYSFIDTVISLFPYYLIRAIGGLMYLTGFIMFIYNILMTISSGRVLEKEPQNATPMAI from the coding sequence ATGCAGGCAAATACACTCGAGTATGATTACTCAATTGCTAAGTTGTTTGTTTTCTCTGCGATGGCTTTTGGATTTGTGGGACTACTTATTGGTGTAGTAATCGCATTTCAAATGGCTTTCCCAGATTTAAACTATTTGGCTTCGGAATATGGGACTTTTGGAAGGCTTCGACCTCTTCACACCAATGGTATCATTTATGGATTCACATTGAGCGGGATTTGGGCGTCTTGGTATTATCTTGGACAAAGAGTGCTTAAAATCACTTACAAAGAACACCCTTTCTTGCGCGTGGTTGGATTAGCTCATTTTTGGATCTATATCGTTTTAATGGCACTTGCTGTTGTTTCACTATTTGGCGGATTAACTCAATCTAAAGAATACTCTGAACTCATTTGGCCTTTAGACATTATGGTTGTAGTAGTATGGGTTTTATGGGGCGTAAGCCTTTTTGGTAGTATGGGTGTAAGACGCGAGCAAACAATCTATATTTCTTTGTGGTATTTTATCGCTACTTTCATAGGTATTTCTGCTCTTTACATTTTCAACAACCTTTCTGTTCCTACCTATTTCATCGCTGGTGTAGGAAGCTTTTTTCATTCTATTTCGTTCTATGCAGGAACAAATGATGCGATGGTGCAATGGTGGTGGGGGCATAATGCCGTTGCGTTTGTTTTTACATCAGGAATTATCGGTTTAATCTATTACTTCTTGCCTAAAGAATCTGGGCAACCTATTTTCTCTTATAAACTCACACTTTTCTCTTTCTGGGGATTGATGTTTATCTATATTTGGGCAGGTGGGCATCACTTGATCTATTCTACAACACCTGACTGGATTCAAACACTTGGTTCAGTATTCTCGGTAATCTTGATTTTACCTTCTTGGGGAACAGCGATCAATATGCTTCTCACAATGAGAGGGCAATGGCATCAAATCAAAGAATCTCCGATGATTAAATTCTTGATTTTGGCATCTACTTGGTATATGCTTACTACTCTTGAAGGACCTATTCAATCTATCCGTTCAGTCAATGGCTTGGCTCACTTTACAGATTGGATTATCGGACACGTTCATGATGCTGCTTTAGGTTGGGTAGGCTTTATGGTTATTGCTGCGTGCTTCCATATGGTGCCTCGAATCTTCAAAAAAGAGCTTTACTCCAAAAAATTAATGGACGCACAATTCTGGATTATGACAACAGGTATTATCCTTTACTTCTCCAGTATGTGGATTGCAGGTATCACACAAGGTATGATGTGGAGAGATGTCGATGAATATGGTAGCTTGGCTTATAGCTTTATTGACACCGTAATTAGCCTCTTCCCTTATTACCTTATTCGTGCTATCGGTGGGCTTATGTATTTGACAGGATTTATTATGTTTATTTACAATATTTTAATGACTATCTCTTCAGGTAGGGTGCTTGAAAAAGAACCCCAAAATGCTACTCCAATGGCAATATAA
- a CDS encoding HugZ family heme oxygenase, with protein MSYQNIIEHMNAHHQDAMIDLCKKFGNATHVENVRLDKVDFIGLDLVYNDNISLRVEFPQKCDENTLKDSIIKLCQSAKAPDTQAIATEIADFKKEFGSILIASINAEGEAICSYAPLIQIHNQLYIYISEVAEHFSSIQANPSKIEIMFLEDECKAKSVILRKRLRYRANARFVERDTQEFNDALKALESLMGGAGGIKTIKTMTDFHLIALETKKGRFVKGFGQAYDILPDGQIVYIGGKGNPHSRNPHKH; from the coding sequence ATGAGTTATCAAAATATTATCGAGCATATGAATGCCCATCATCAAGACGCAATGATTGATTTGTGCAAAAAATTTGGCAATGCCACACATGTGGAGAATGTCCGTTTGGATAAAGTCGATTTTATCGGTTTAGATCTTGTTTATAATGACAACATCTCGTTGCGTGTCGAATTTCCACAAAAATGTGATGAAAACACACTCAAAGATTCTATTATTAAACTTTGTCAAAGTGCAAAAGCTCCTGACACTCAAGCAATTGCCACAGAAATCGCAGATTTCAAAAAAGAATTTGGTTCTATCCTTATTGCAAGCATTAATGCAGAGGGTGAAGCGATTTGCTCTTACGCACCACTGATTCAGATTCACAATCAGCTTTATATTTACATCAGCGAGGTAGCAGAACACTTCTCAAGTATCCAAGCAAACCCCTCAAAAATCGAAATTATGTTTTTAGAGGACGAATGCAAAGCAAAATCTGTCATCTTGCGCAAACGACTTCGATACCGAGCAAACGCACGATTTGTAGAACGTGATACGCAAGAATTTAACGACGCCTTGAAGGCTTTAGAATCTCTCATGGGTGGAGCGGGAGGCATCAAGACAATCAAGACAATGACAGACTTTCATTTAATTGCATTAGAGACAAAAAAGGGTCGGTTTGTCAAAGGCTTTGGTCAAGCTTATGATATTCTCCCTGATGGACAAATCGTCTATATTGGTGGCAAAGGGAATCCACATTCACGCAATCCTCACAAACATTAA
- a CDS encoding DUF4006 family protein, with product MNGLFGLNGLTGFIIAVVLLLSIVAGLGTCAILTQKSVATQYYKIDQKDSIQQISTDNAKYRVDAK from the coding sequence ATGAATGGTTTATTTGGTCTCAATGGTTTAACAGGGTTTATTATTGCTGTGGTGCTCTTATTGAGCATTGTAGCAGGATTGGGGACTTGCGCTATCCTTACGCAAAAGTCAGTGGCAACACAATACTACAAGATCGATCAAAAAGATTCGATTCAACAAATCAGCACTGACAACGCAAAATATCGCGTTGATGCAAAATAA
- a CDS encoding Gfo/Idh/MocA family oxidoreductase: protein MPIKCALIGYGYWGRNVAKAISVNPAFKLVCIYDEDSNALENARSLYDFTLYPSYESILCDESIEAIFIITPPHTHFTLTKAALEHHKHTFVEKPLTTDLQEAYKLYDLAQKQNVQLYCDHIFLHSPAVNYLKEHIADFGEIVYINARRINLGLFQSNVDVIWDLAIHDLSIIDYLVGLHIKKVSTFKTKYLDYPNDALANINIELESGIIITLNVSWLSPIKVREMMIGGSKKTAIYDETKRDKIAIFDTGVVIKDEFDKNSLYQKMVEYKLGKQEIPNLPHNMALDSSIAFFAQKILVTIPSYSNASSQRHSHIDSKNDKEHILRVIKALEIISRA, encoded by the coding sequence ATGCCTATCAAATGCGCACTTATTGGTTATGGATATTGGGGACGAAATGTCGCAAAAGCTATCAGCGTAAATCCCGCTTTTAAGCTTGTATGTATCTATGATGAAGATTCAAACGCACTTGAAAACGCACGCTCACTTTATGACTTTACACTTTATCCGAGCTATGAAAGCATTTTGTGTGATGAATCTATTGAAGCGATTTTCATTATCACGCCTCCGCATACACATTTCACACTGACTAAAGCCGCCTTAGAACATCACAAGCATACCTTTGTCGAAAAGCCACTCACAACAGATCTTCAAGAAGCCTACAAACTCTACGATCTTGCGCAAAAACAAAATGTGCAACTTTATTGCGATCATATTTTTCTACACTCTCCAGCAGTGAATTATCTCAAAGAACATATTGCTGACTTTGGTGAAATCGTCTATATCAATGCAAGGCGCATTAATCTAGGATTATTTCAAAGCAATGTCGATGTGATTTGGGATTTGGCAATCCATGACTTAAGCATTATCGATTATCTTGTCGGGCTACATATCAAGAAAGTTTCTACTTTTAAAACCAAATATCTTGATTATCCTAACGATGCGTTGGCAAATATCAATATTGAATTAGAATCTGGCATCATCATTACGCTTAATGTCTCGTGGCTTAGTCCTATCAAGGTGCGCGAGATGATGATTGGCGGTAGCAAAAAGACAGCGATTTATGACGAAACCAAACGCGATAAGATCGCCATTTTTGACACGGGCGTAGTCATTAAAGATGAATTTGACAAAAACAGCCTTTACCAAAAAATGGTCGAATACAAACTCGGAAAACAAGAGATTCCAAATTTACCTCACAATATGGCACTGGATTCGTCTATTGCGTTTTTCGCACAAAAGATATTAGTAACCATTCCTTCTTATTCTAATGCTTCATCACAGCGTCATTCTCATATTGATTCTAAAAACGATAAAGAGCATATCTTACGCGTGATTAAGGCATTAGAAATCATTTCCCGTGCTTGA
- a CDS encoding TonB-dependent receptor, translated as MNKFTYISLILSLLFTNVLADSANPNNDTTKTHNTQEHEEIHKVKLEKSVVTASGFEQDYTLAPASISVVSPKEMQSRPIRDLAEALANVPGVSTDASVGKTGGYGISIRGLASGYTLILVDGKRINADSSLFPNGFSDSVTSFMPPLSAISRIEVIRGPASTLYGSDAIGGVVNIITKKSYDSPGAFFGYDYTFQEKKAFGNTQSFNFFTTQPLNKEKNWGLQLRGRVYTRDFVSSNNLKIVPTTNGTNANATRGNIVGLIPAQTYNIGGRIVWNGKETADNNISKNMMYLDLDYAQQHYDNSQGIMGGYNAADSKSEAGKRAENGYGSEMNFYRFNAILAHKGYYTNTPSVISYLSTDMSLQYNITANPNRYVPTETFSDKAPTINNLRTAYGVAAGNSRQLTAQDIIFDYKTNMFFDLLRIFGINVSLGGRYWLNTFKDKVFQATGNKAFQHQHIGALFAEGEFVFWDKLFLTLGVRGNFNSTFGSNASPRAYIAYNIIDKWLSIKGGVSTGYKTPALSNLINGIVNLSKQGKTHTYGNPYLKPESSVNYELSILSDNDYFSASLTGFYTDFTDRIAPIPFAKDKQNINGKTCAATGGCATYLNIDKAKSYGIETTFGIKPIGIGYGAISFNSAYTHNQTKISQTLDPKAVGKRLTNIPLHNFNASLHYDIKKLSFYLREEIKAGIYRGSAKVINSAAAALGEFYKPVFLTHLGINYQPLKLLRINFAIYNLFNLNFVHYKTFDSGKQIANHYRYIGEGRRYYLSAQMNF; from the coding sequence ATGAACAAATTTACATATATTTCATTAATATTATCATTATTATTTACAAATGTTTTAGCAGATTCTGCAAACCCCAATAATGATACGACAAAAACACACAATACTCAAGAACACGAAGAAATACACAAAGTGAAACTTGAAAAATCTGTCGTTACTGCGTCTGGCTTTGAGCAAGACTACACTCTCGCCCCTGCATCAATTTCAGTCGTTAGTCCTAAAGAAATGCAATCTCGCCCTATTCGAGACTTAGCCGAAGCATTAGCCAATGTGCCGGGCGTAAGCACAGATGCTAGTGTGGGTAAGACAGGCGGCTATGGAATCTCTATACGTGGTCTAGCAAGTGGATATACACTGATTCTTGTTGATGGGAAGAGAATCAATGCAGATTCTAGCCTTTTCCCTAATGGCTTTAGCGATTCAGTTACTTCTTTTATGCCGCCGCTTTCTGCAATCAGCAGAATCGAAGTGATACGAGGTCCTGCTTCCACTCTTTATGGGAGCGATGCGATTGGTGGGGTAGTCAATATTATCACCAAAAAATCTTATGATTCACCGGGGGCGTTTTTTGGGTATGACTATACTTTCCAAGAGAAAAAGGCTTTTGGTAACACGCAAAGTTTTAATTTCTTTACTACACAACCGCTCAATAAAGAAAAAAATTGGGGATTACAATTGCGAGGAAGAGTTTATACGCGTGATTTTGTTTCTAGCAATAATCTTAAAATTGTCCCTACGACAAATGGCACAAATGCCAATGCCACAAGAGGCAACATCGTAGGACTTATTCCTGCACAAACTTACAATATCGGTGGGCGTATCGTGTGGAATGGCAAAGAAACTGCTGATAATAATATTTCTAAAAACATGATGTATCTTGACCTTGATTATGCTCAACAACATTATGATAATTCGCAAGGAATTATGGGCGGTTACAACGCTGCCGATAGTAAAAGTGAAGCAGGCAAAAGAGCTGAAAATGGCTATGGTTCAGAGATGAATTTTTACAGATTCAATGCTATTTTGGCACACAAAGGGTATTATACCAACACTCCTTCAGTTATCTCATATTTAAGCACAGATATGAGTTTGCAATACAATATTACAGCAAATCCCAACCGCTATGTGCCTACAGAGACTTTTTCAGACAAAGCACCAACTATCAATAATCTAAGGACAGCATATGGTGTAGCAGCAGGAAATAGCAGACAGCTTACGGCTCAAGACATTATCTTTGACTACAAAACCAATATGTTTTTTGATTTATTACGAATCTTTGGCATCAATGTCAGCTTGGGTGGAAGATATTGGCTTAATACCTTTAAAGATAAAGTATTTCAAGCAACGGGCAACAAAGCCTTCCAACACCAACACATCGGCGCACTTTTTGCCGAAGGGGAATTTGTCTTTTGGGATAAACTTTTTCTTACATTGGGTGTGCGTGGGAATTTCAACTCTACTTTTGGTTCTAACGCAAGCCCACGCGCTTATATTGCCTATAATATTATTGATAAATGGCTAAGCATTAAAGGCGGGGTTTCGACAGGATATAAAACCCCTGCTCTTTCTAATCTTATTAATGGTATAGTGAATCTTAGTAAGCAAGGGAAAACGCATACTTATGGGAATCCTTACCTTAAGCCAGAATCAAGTGTCAATTATGAATTATCCATTCTTAGCGATAATGACTATTTTTCAGCAAGTCTTACGGGATTCTATACGGATTTTACAGACAGAATAGCACCTATTCCTTTCGCCAAAGACAAACAAAATATCAATGGCAAAACTTGCGCCGCAACTGGTGGTTGTGCTACTTATCTCAACATCGATAAAGCAAAAAGCTATGGTATAGAAACAACATTTGGAATCAAACCCATTGGCATAGGTTATGGAGCAATTAGCTTTAATAGTGCTTACACGCACAATCAAACGAAAATCTCTCAAACCCTAGATCCCAAAGCTGTAGGTAAGAGACTGACAAATATTCCTTTGCATAATTTTAATGCCTCTTTGCATTATGATATTAAAAAATTAAGCTTTTATCTGCGAGAAGAAATAAAAGCTGGAATCTATCGCGGCAGTGCTAAAGTTATAAATTCTGCTGCAGCTGCACTTGGAGAATTCTATAAGCCTGTCTTCCTTACACATCTAGGTATCAACTATCAGCCTTTAAAATTATTGCGCATCAATTTTGCTATTTATAACCTTTTCAATCTCAATTTTGTTCATTACAAAACTTTTGATAGCGGCAAACAAATCGCCAATCATTACAGATATATTGGTGAAGGGAGAAGATATTACTTATCAGCACAAATGAATTTTTAA